In Hevea brasiliensis isolate MT/VB/25A 57/8 chromosome 13, ASM3005281v1, whole genome shotgun sequence, a single genomic region encodes these proteins:
- the LOC110654958 gene encoding uncharacterized protein LOC110654958 isoform X4 has product MASTSSTPTDPSSSAPEDTAAKTFNKRYEGLVAIRSKAIKGKGAWYWAHLEPILIRNPDTSFPKAVKLKCSFCDALFSASNPSRTASEHLKRGTCPNFNSDLRPNSVVSPLPISPLPSPPSHNHRKRSSYMATPLNSLAIVESTRVCNELGSSNAALNQQQHLVLSGGKQDLGALAMLEDSIKKLKSPKASPGPSLSKDQIDSALELLADWFYETCGSVSFSSLEHPKFRAFLHQVGLSSLSRRDLSGARLENRYHVAKTEVEARIRDAMFFQVACNGWKKKNCCSGEENLVMFSNNLPNGTSLYQKVVLTGGSVSSKYAEEIMWEAVTSICGSALQRCVGIVADKYKSKALRNLEIQYQWMVNLSCQVQGLLGLIKDFFKQLRLFRTVTENCMTLANFVNNKSQVRISFQKYRMQELEDAGLLRVPSSKCECTKDFTRVYAMLEDILSCVHVLQMVVLDDSYKVISVEDSVAGEIAGMIQSEGFWNELEAVYSLTKLIRKMAHEIEAERPLIGQCLPLWEDLKAKVKDWSARFNIVDEHVEKIVEKRFRKNYHPAWSAAFILDPLYLMRDTSGKYLPPFKSLTHEQEKDVDKLITRLVSREEAHVALMEVMKWRSEGLDPLYAQAVQVKQRDPSTGKMKIAHPQGSRSSLKWVCTHRNSRVGLERAQKMIFVAAHAKLERRDFLNEEEKDGELAGCEDDMLEDRFCLSQLDLVDGEPP; this is encoded by the exons ATGGCTTCCACCAGTTCAACGCCCACTGATCCTTCTTCTTCTGCACCAGAGGACACGGCAGCCAAAACCTTCAACAAGCGATACGAAGGCTTGGTTGCGATTCGATCTAAGGCGATAAAGGGCAAAGGAGCATGGTACTGGGCTCATTTAGAGCCTATTCTAATTAGAAATCCAGACACTAGTTTCCCCAAAGCTGTCAAACTCAAGTGTTCTTTTTGCGACGCCCTTTTTTCAGCCTCAAACCCGTCGAGAACCGCCTCGGAACATCTCAAACGAGGCACCTGTCCCAATTTCAACTCTGATTTGAGACCCAATTCGGTAGTTTCGCCTTTGCCTATATCGCCTTTGCCGTCTCCTCCTTCGCATAATCATCGAAAGCGAAGCTCTTACATGGCTACCCCGTTAAATTCACTAGCTATAGTTGAGTCAACTCGTGTTTGTAACGAACTTGGTTCTTCTAATGCTGCATTAAATCAGCAGCAGCATCTGGTGTTGTCTGGTGGAAAACAGGATTTAGGTGCATTGGCAATGTTGGAAGACAGTATTAAGAAGCTTAAGAGCCCAAAAGCTTCTCCTGGTCCTTCATTAAGCAAGGACCAGATTGATTCTGCTCTTGAATTATTAGCTGATTGGTTCTATGAGACATGCGGATCAGTCTCATTTTCAAGCCTCGAGCACCCTAAGTTTCGAGCTTTCCTCCATCAAGTAGGCTTGTCTTCTTTGTCAAGGAGGGACTTGTCTGGTGCAAGGCTAGAGAACAGGTATCACGTGGCAAAGACTGAGGTGGAAGCTAGAATTAGAGACGCTATGTTCTTTCAAGTTGCTTGTAATGGCTGGAAGAAAAAGAATTGTTGCAGTGGAGAAGAGAATTTGGTTATGTTTAGCAATAATCTTCCAAATGGGACTAGTTTGTATCAAAAAGTTGTGTTAACTGGAGGATCGGTGTCTTCAAAATATGCTGAAGAGATTATGTGGGAGGCAGTGACGAGCATATGTGGAAGTGCTTTACAGAGATGTGTAGGGATAGTTGCAGATAAGTATAAGTCCAAGGCATTGAGGAATTTGGAGATTCAATATCAATGGATGGTGAATCTCTCATGTCAGGTTCAGGGGTTACTTGGTTTGATCAAGGATTTCTTCAAGCAGCTTCGACTTTTCAGGACTGTCACTGAAAATTGCATGACGCTTGCcaattttgtaaataataaatCTCAAGTTAGGATTAGCTTCCAAAAATATAGGATGCAGGAGCTCGAAGATGCTGGGTTGCTTCGAGTTCCTTCCAGTAAATGTGAATGCACAAAGGATTTTACGCGTGTTTATGCGATGCTGGAGGATATATTGAGCTGTGTCCACGTGCTCCAGATGGTTGTCTTGGATGATTCATATAAGGTGATAAGCGTGGAGGATTCTGTTGCTGGGGAAATTGCTGGGATGATTCAAAGCGAGGGGTTTTGGAATGAATTGGAGGCAGTTTATTCACTAACGAAGCTCATCAGAAAGATGGCTCATGAGATTGAGGCGGAGCGGCCTTTGATAGGGCAGTGCCTCCCTCTTTGGGAGGACTTGAAAGCAAAAGTGAAGGATTGGTCTGCCAGATTTAACATTGTTGATGAACACGTAGAGAAAATAGTAGAAAAGAGATTCAGAAAGAACTACCACCCAGCATGGTCTGCTGCATTTATACTTGACCCACTTTACTTGATGAGGGACACGAGTGGAAAGTACCTTCCTCCATTCAAGTCCTTGACACATGAGCAGGAGAAGGATGTGGACAAGCTTATAACCCGACTGGTTTCCAGAGAAGAAGCTCATGTTGCCTTAATGGAGGTTATGAAATGGAGATCAGAAGGGCTAGATCCACTGTATGCCCAGGCTGTTCAGGTTAAACAGAGGGACCCCTCGACTGGAAAGATGAAAATTGCACATCCGCAGGGCAGCAG GTCTTCCTTGAAATGGGTTTGTACGCATAGGAACTCAAGGGTGGGCCTCGAAAGGGCTCAGAAGATGATATTTGTTGCAGCTCATGCCAAGCTTGAAAGAAGGGATTtcttgaatgaagaagaaaaagacgGAGAGCTGGCAGGCTGTGAGGATGACATGCTTGAG GATAGGTTTTGTTTAAGCCAATTGGATTTGGTGGATGGTGAACCACCTTAA
- the LOC110654958 gene encoding uncharacterized protein LOC110654958 isoform X1 translates to MASTSSTPTDPSSSAPEDTAAKTFNKRYEGLVAIRSKAIKGKGAWYWAHLEPILIRNPDTSFPKAVKLKCSFCDALFSASNPSRTASEHLKRGTCPNFNSDLRPNSVVSPLPISPLPSPPSHNHRKRSSYMATPLNSLAIVESTRVCNELGSSNAALNQQQHLVLSGGKQDLGALAMLEDSIKKLKSPKASPGPSLSKDQIDSALELLADWFYETCGSVSFSSLEHPKFRAFLHQVGLSSLSRRDLSGARLENRYHVAKTEVEARIRDAMFFQVACNGWKKKNCCSGEENLVMFSNNLPNGTSLYQKVVLTGGSVSSKYAEEIMWEAVTSICGSALQRCVGIVADKYKSKALRNLEIQYQWMVNLSCQVQGLLGLIKDFFKQLRLFRTVTENCMTLANFVNNKSQVRISFQKYRMQELEDAGLLRVPSSKCECTKDFTRVYAMLEDILSCVHVLQMVVLDDSYKVISVEDSVAGEIAGMIQSEGFWNELEAVYSLTKLIRKMAHEIEAERPLIGQCLPLWEDLKAKVKDWSARFNIVDEHVEKIVEKRFRKNYHPAWSAAFILDPLYLMRDTSGKYLPPFKSLTHEQEKDVDKLITRLVSREEAHVALMEVMKWRSEGLDPLYAQAVQVKQRDPSTGKMKIAHPQGSRLVWETCLSEYKTLGKVAIRLIFLHATSCGFKCNRSSLKWVCTHRNSRVGLERAQKMIFVAAHAKLERRDFLNEEEKDGELAGCEDDMLEDRFCLSQLDLVDGEPP, encoded by the exons ATGGCTTCCACCAGTTCAACGCCCACTGATCCTTCTTCTTCTGCACCAGAGGACACGGCAGCCAAAACCTTCAACAAGCGATACGAAGGCTTGGTTGCGATTCGATCTAAGGCGATAAAGGGCAAAGGAGCATGGTACTGGGCTCATTTAGAGCCTATTCTAATTAGAAATCCAGACACTAGTTTCCCCAAAGCTGTCAAACTCAAGTGTTCTTTTTGCGACGCCCTTTTTTCAGCCTCAAACCCGTCGAGAACCGCCTCGGAACATCTCAAACGAGGCACCTGTCCCAATTTCAACTCTGATTTGAGACCCAATTCGGTAGTTTCGCCTTTGCCTATATCGCCTTTGCCGTCTCCTCCTTCGCATAATCATCGAAAGCGAAGCTCTTACATGGCTACCCCGTTAAATTCACTAGCTATAGTTGAGTCAACTCGTGTTTGTAACGAACTTGGTTCTTCTAATGCTGCATTAAATCAGCAGCAGCATCTGGTGTTGTCTGGTGGAAAACAGGATTTAGGTGCATTGGCAATGTTGGAAGACAGTATTAAGAAGCTTAAGAGCCCAAAAGCTTCTCCTGGTCCTTCATTAAGCAAGGACCAGATTGATTCTGCTCTTGAATTATTAGCTGATTGGTTCTATGAGACATGCGGATCAGTCTCATTTTCAAGCCTCGAGCACCCTAAGTTTCGAGCTTTCCTCCATCAAGTAGGCTTGTCTTCTTTGTCAAGGAGGGACTTGTCTGGTGCAAGGCTAGAGAACAGGTATCACGTGGCAAAGACTGAGGTGGAAGCTAGAATTAGAGACGCTATGTTCTTTCAAGTTGCTTGTAATGGCTGGAAGAAAAAGAATTGTTGCAGTGGAGAAGAGAATTTGGTTATGTTTAGCAATAATCTTCCAAATGGGACTAGTTTGTATCAAAAAGTTGTGTTAACTGGAGGATCGGTGTCTTCAAAATATGCTGAAGAGATTATGTGGGAGGCAGTGACGAGCATATGTGGAAGTGCTTTACAGAGATGTGTAGGGATAGTTGCAGATAAGTATAAGTCCAAGGCATTGAGGAATTTGGAGATTCAATATCAATGGATGGTGAATCTCTCATGTCAGGTTCAGGGGTTACTTGGTTTGATCAAGGATTTCTTCAAGCAGCTTCGACTTTTCAGGACTGTCACTGAAAATTGCATGACGCTTGCcaattttgtaaataataaatCTCAAGTTAGGATTAGCTTCCAAAAATATAGGATGCAGGAGCTCGAAGATGCTGGGTTGCTTCGAGTTCCTTCCAGTAAATGTGAATGCACAAAGGATTTTACGCGTGTTTATGCGATGCTGGAGGATATATTGAGCTGTGTCCACGTGCTCCAGATGGTTGTCTTGGATGATTCATATAAGGTGATAAGCGTGGAGGATTCTGTTGCTGGGGAAATTGCTGGGATGATTCAAAGCGAGGGGTTTTGGAATGAATTGGAGGCAGTTTATTCACTAACGAAGCTCATCAGAAAGATGGCTCATGAGATTGAGGCGGAGCGGCCTTTGATAGGGCAGTGCCTCCCTCTTTGGGAGGACTTGAAAGCAAAAGTGAAGGATTGGTCTGCCAGATTTAACATTGTTGATGAACACGTAGAGAAAATAGTAGAAAAGAGATTCAGAAAGAACTACCACCCAGCATGGTCTGCTGCATTTATACTTGACCCACTTTACTTGATGAGGGACACGAGTGGAAAGTACCTTCCTCCATTCAAGTCCTTGACACATGAGCAGGAGAAGGATGTGGACAAGCTTATAACCCGACTGGTTTCCAGAGAAGAAGCTCATGTTGCCTTAATGGAGGTTATGAAATGGAGATCAGAAGGGCTAGATCCACTGTATGCCCAGGCTGTTCAGGTTAAACAGAGGGACCCCTCGACTGGAAAGATGAAAATTGCACATCCGCAGGGCAGCAGGTTAGTGTGGGAAACTTGTTTGAGTGAATATAAAACATTAGGCAAGGTTGCAATCAGGCTTATCTTCCTCCATGCGACCTCTTGTGGGTTCAAATGCAATAGGTCTTCCTTGAAATGGGTTTGTACGCATAGGAACTCAAGGGTGGGCCTCGAAAGGGCTCAGAAGATGATATTTGTTGCAGCTCATGCCAAGCTTGAAAGAAGGGATTtcttgaatgaagaagaaaaagacgGAGAGCTGGCAGGCTGTGAGGATGACATGCTTGAG GATAGGTTTTGTTTAAGCCAATTGGATTTGGTGGATGGTGAACCACCTTAA
- the LOC110654958 gene encoding uncharacterized protein LOC110654958 isoform X2, with protein MASTSSTPTDPSSSAPEDTAAKTFNKRYEGLVAIRSKAIKGKGAWYWAHLEPILIRNPDTSFPKAVKLKCSFCDALFSASNPSRTASEHLKRGTCPNFNSDLRPNSVVSPLPISPLPSPPSHNHRKRSSYMATPLNSLAIVESTRVCNELGSSNAALNQQQHLVLSGGKQDLGALAMLEDSIKKLKSPKASPGPSLSKDQIDSALELLADWFYETCGSVSFSSLEHPKFRAFLHQVGLSSLSRRDLSGARLENRYHVAKTEVEARIRDAMFFQVACNGWKKKNCCSGEENLVMFSNNLPNGTSLYQKVVLTGGSVSSKYAEEIMWEAVTSICGSALQRCVGIVADKYKSKALRNLEIQYQWMVNLSCQVQGLLGLIKDFFKQLRLFRTVTENCMTLANFVNNKSQVRISFQKYRMQELEDAGLLRVPSSKCECTKDFTRVYAMLEDILSCVHVLQMVVLDDSYKVISVEDSVAGEIAGMIQSEGFWNELEAVYSLTKLIRKMAHEIEAERPLIGQCLPLWEDLKAKVKDWSARFNIVDEHVEKIVEKRFRKNYHPAWSAAFILDPLYLMRDTSGKYLPPFKSLTHEQEKDVDKLITRLVSREEAHVALMEVMKWRSEGLDPLYAQAVQVKQRDPSTGKMKIAHPQGSRLVWETCLSEYKTLGKVAIRLIFLHATSCGFKCNRSSLKWVCTHRNSRVGLERAQKMIFVAAHAKLERRDFLNEEEKDGELAGCEDDMLEVLFKPIGFGGW; from the exons ATGGCTTCCACCAGTTCAACGCCCACTGATCCTTCTTCTTCTGCACCAGAGGACACGGCAGCCAAAACCTTCAACAAGCGATACGAAGGCTTGGTTGCGATTCGATCTAAGGCGATAAAGGGCAAAGGAGCATGGTACTGGGCTCATTTAGAGCCTATTCTAATTAGAAATCCAGACACTAGTTTCCCCAAAGCTGTCAAACTCAAGTGTTCTTTTTGCGACGCCCTTTTTTCAGCCTCAAACCCGTCGAGAACCGCCTCGGAACATCTCAAACGAGGCACCTGTCCCAATTTCAACTCTGATTTGAGACCCAATTCGGTAGTTTCGCCTTTGCCTATATCGCCTTTGCCGTCTCCTCCTTCGCATAATCATCGAAAGCGAAGCTCTTACATGGCTACCCCGTTAAATTCACTAGCTATAGTTGAGTCAACTCGTGTTTGTAACGAACTTGGTTCTTCTAATGCTGCATTAAATCAGCAGCAGCATCTGGTGTTGTCTGGTGGAAAACAGGATTTAGGTGCATTGGCAATGTTGGAAGACAGTATTAAGAAGCTTAAGAGCCCAAAAGCTTCTCCTGGTCCTTCATTAAGCAAGGACCAGATTGATTCTGCTCTTGAATTATTAGCTGATTGGTTCTATGAGACATGCGGATCAGTCTCATTTTCAAGCCTCGAGCACCCTAAGTTTCGAGCTTTCCTCCATCAAGTAGGCTTGTCTTCTTTGTCAAGGAGGGACTTGTCTGGTGCAAGGCTAGAGAACAGGTATCACGTGGCAAAGACTGAGGTGGAAGCTAGAATTAGAGACGCTATGTTCTTTCAAGTTGCTTGTAATGGCTGGAAGAAAAAGAATTGTTGCAGTGGAGAAGAGAATTTGGTTATGTTTAGCAATAATCTTCCAAATGGGACTAGTTTGTATCAAAAAGTTGTGTTAACTGGAGGATCGGTGTCTTCAAAATATGCTGAAGAGATTATGTGGGAGGCAGTGACGAGCATATGTGGAAGTGCTTTACAGAGATGTGTAGGGATAGTTGCAGATAAGTATAAGTCCAAGGCATTGAGGAATTTGGAGATTCAATATCAATGGATGGTGAATCTCTCATGTCAGGTTCAGGGGTTACTTGGTTTGATCAAGGATTTCTTCAAGCAGCTTCGACTTTTCAGGACTGTCACTGAAAATTGCATGACGCTTGCcaattttgtaaataataaatCTCAAGTTAGGATTAGCTTCCAAAAATATAGGATGCAGGAGCTCGAAGATGCTGGGTTGCTTCGAGTTCCTTCCAGTAAATGTGAATGCACAAAGGATTTTACGCGTGTTTATGCGATGCTGGAGGATATATTGAGCTGTGTCCACGTGCTCCAGATGGTTGTCTTGGATGATTCATATAAGGTGATAAGCGTGGAGGATTCTGTTGCTGGGGAAATTGCTGGGATGATTCAAAGCGAGGGGTTTTGGAATGAATTGGAGGCAGTTTATTCACTAACGAAGCTCATCAGAAAGATGGCTCATGAGATTGAGGCGGAGCGGCCTTTGATAGGGCAGTGCCTCCCTCTTTGGGAGGACTTGAAAGCAAAAGTGAAGGATTGGTCTGCCAGATTTAACATTGTTGATGAACACGTAGAGAAAATAGTAGAAAAGAGATTCAGAAAGAACTACCACCCAGCATGGTCTGCTGCATTTATACTTGACCCACTTTACTTGATGAGGGACACGAGTGGAAAGTACCTTCCTCCATTCAAGTCCTTGACACATGAGCAGGAGAAGGATGTGGACAAGCTTATAACCCGACTGGTTTCCAGAGAAGAAGCTCATGTTGCCTTAATGGAGGTTATGAAATGGAGATCAGAAGGGCTAGATCCACTGTATGCCCAGGCTGTTCAGGTTAAACAGAGGGACCCCTCGACTGGAAAGATGAAAATTGCACATCCGCAGGGCAGCAGGTTAGTGTGGGAAACTTGTTTGAGTGAATATAAAACATTAGGCAAGGTTGCAATCAGGCTTATCTTCCTCCATGCGACCTCTTGTGGGTTCAAATGCAATAGGTCTTCCTTGAAATGGGTTTGTACGCATAGGAACTCAAGGGTGGGCCTCGAAAGGGCTCAGAAGATGATATTTGTTGCAGCTCATGCCAAGCTTGAAAGAAGGGATTtcttgaatgaagaagaaaaagacgGAGAGCTGGCAGGCTGTGAGGATGACATGCTTGAG GTTTTGTTTAAGCCAATTGGATTTGGTGGATGGTGA
- the LOC110654958 gene encoding uncharacterized protein LOC110654958 isoform X3, producing MASTSSTPTDPSSSAPEDTAAKTFNKRYEGLVAIRSKAIKGKGAWYWAHLEPILIRNPDTSFPKAVKLKCSFCDALFSASNPSRTASEHLKRGTCPNFNSDLRPNSVVSPLPISPLPSPPSHNHRKRSSYMATPLNSLAIVESTRVCNELGSSNAALNQQQHLVLSGGKQDLGALAMLEDSIKKLKSPKASPGPSLSKDQIDSALELLADWFYETCGSVSFSSLEHPKFRAFLHQVGLSSLSRRDLSGARLENRYHVAKTEVEARIRDAMFFQVACNGWKKKNCCSGEENLVMFSNNLPNGTSLYQKVVLTGGSVSSKYAEEIMWEAVTSICGSALQRCVGIVADKYKSKALRNLEIQYQWMVNLSCQVQGLLGLIKDFFKQLRLFRTVTENCMTLANFVNNKSQVRISFQKYRMQELEDAGLLRVPSSKCECTKDFTRVYAMLEDILSCVHVLQMVVLDDSYKVISVEDSVAGEIAGMIQSEGFWNELEAVYSLTKLIRKMAHEIEAERPLIGQCLPLWEDLKAKVKDWSARFNIVDEHVEKIVEKRFRKNYHPAWSAAFILDPLYLMRDTSGKYLPPFKSLTHEQEKDVDKLITRLVSREEAHVALMEVMKWRSEGLDPLYAQAVQVKQRDPSTGKMKIAHPQGSRLVWETCLSEYKTLGKVAIRLIFLHATSCGFKCNRSSLKWVCTHRNSRVGLERAQKMIFVAAHAKLERRDFLNEEEKDGELAGCEDDMLEVGWIY from the exons ATGGCTTCCACCAGTTCAACGCCCACTGATCCTTCTTCTTCTGCACCAGAGGACACGGCAGCCAAAACCTTCAACAAGCGATACGAAGGCTTGGTTGCGATTCGATCTAAGGCGATAAAGGGCAAAGGAGCATGGTACTGGGCTCATTTAGAGCCTATTCTAATTAGAAATCCAGACACTAGTTTCCCCAAAGCTGTCAAACTCAAGTGTTCTTTTTGCGACGCCCTTTTTTCAGCCTCAAACCCGTCGAGAACCGCCTCGGAACATCTCAAACGAGGCACCTGTCCCAATTTCAACTCTGATTTGAGACCCAATTCGGTAGTTTCGCCTTTGCCTATATCGCCTTTGCCGTCTCCTCCTTCGCATAATCATCGAAAGCGAAGCTCTTACATGGCTACCCCGTTAAATTCACTAGCTATAGTTGAGTCAACTCGTGTTTGTAACGAACTTGGTTCTTCTAATGCTGCATTAAATCAGCAGCAGCATCTGGTGTTGTCTGGTGGAAAACAGGATTTAGGTGCATTGGCAATGTTGGAAGACAGTATTAAGAAGCTTAAGAGCCCAAAAGCTTCTCCTGGTCCTTCATTAAGCAAGGACCAGATTGATTCTGCTCTTGAATTATTAGCTGATTGGTTCTATGAGACATGCGGATCAGTCTCATTTTCAAGCCTCGAGCACCCTAAGTTTCGAGCTTTCCTCCATCAAGTAGGCTTGTCTTCTTTGTCAAGGAGGGACTTGTCTGGTGCAAGGCTAGAGAACAGGTATCACGTGGCAAAGACTGAGGTGGAAGCTAGAATTAGAGACGCTATGTTCTTTCAAGTTGCTTGTAATGGCTGGAAGAAAAAGAATTGTTGCAGTGGAGAAGAGAATTTGGTTATGTTTAGCAATAATCTTCCAAATGGGACTAGTTTGTATCAAAAAGTTGTGTTAACTGGAGGATCGGTGTCTTCAAAATATGCTGAAGAGATTATGTGGGAGGCAGTGACGAGCATATGTGGAAGTGCTTTACAGAGATGTGTAGGGATAGTTGCAGATAAGTATAAGTCCAAGGCATTGAGGAATTTGGAGATTCAATATCAATGGATGGTGAATCTCTCATGTCAGGTTCAGGGGTTACTTGGTTTGATCAAGGATTTCTTCAAGCAGCTTCGACTTTTCAGGACTGTCACTGAAAATTGCATGACGCTTGCcaattttgtaaataataaatCTCAAGTTAGGATTAGCTTCCAAAAATATAGGATGCAGGAGCTCGAAGATGCTGGGTTGCTTCGAGTTCCTTCCAGTAAATGTGAATGCACAAAGGATTTTACGCGTGTTTATGCGATGCTGGAGGATATATTGAGCTGTGTCCACGTGCTCCAGATGGTTGTCTTGGATGATTCATATAAGGTGATAAGCGTGGAGGATTCTGTTGCTGGGGAAATTGCTGGGATGATTCAAAGCGAGGGGTTTTGGAATGAATTGGAGGCAGTTTATTCACTAACGAAGCTCATCAGAAAGATGGCTCATGAGATTGAGGCGGAGCGGCCTTTGATAGGGCAGTGCCTCCCTCTTTGGGAGGACTTGAAAGCAAAAGTGAAGGATTGGTCTGCCAGATTTAACATTGTTGATGAACACGTAGAGAAAATAGTAGAAAAGAGATTCAGAAAGAACTACCACCCAGCATGGTCTGCTGCATTTATACTTGACCCACTTTACTTGATGAGGGACACGAGTGGAAAGTACCTTCCTCCATTCAAGTCCTTGACACATGAGCAGGAGAAGGATGTGGACAAGCTTATAACCCGACTGGTTTCCAGAGAAGAAGCTCATGTTGCCTTAATGGAGGTTATGAAATGGAGATCAGAAGGGCTAGATCCACTGTATGCCCAGGCTGTTCAGGTTAAACAGAGGGACCCCTCGACTGGAAAGATGAAAATTGCACATCCGCAGGGCAGCAGGTTAGTGTGGGAAACTTGTTTGAGTGAATATAAAACATTAGGCAAGGTTGCAATCAGGCTTATCTTCCTCCATGCGACCTCTTGTGGGTTCAAATGCAATAGGTCTTCCTTGAAATGGGTTTGTACGCATAGGAACTCAAGGGTGGGCCTCGAAAGGGCTCAGAAGATGATATTTGTTGCAGCTCATGCCAAGCTTGAAAGAAGGGATTtcttgaatgaagaagaaaaagacgGAGAGCTGGCAGGCTGTGAGGATGACATGCTTGAG GTTGGCTGGATTTATTAA